CGGGCATGGTTTTCCGATGTCGAGAATGTGGGCGGGATGGGGCGCGAAACGAGATCGAAGCTAGAAATCAGAGCGAAGCGATCAACCAATCTGTTCGGGCGTGATGCCGGCGGACACGACCTTCGAGCCGATCAGGAAGATCCCGACCGCAATCGGCACCGGCGAGCCTTCCTCCGAGGTGTTGACGACGCCGTTGGTGAGGAAGGAGGGGCGCTGATCCGGACGCTCGCGGTTGCCGTAATTGCCCGCATGGGGCTGCTGCGACAGCAGCGACGACACGCCCGACAGCACCATCGCCACGCCGAACAGCGCGATCTGGCCGTAGGAGATCGCGAGGCCGCCGACGGTGAAAGCCGTGGCCGCCAGGCCGGCGCTGCCCACAGCAACGCCGCCCGCCACCGAGCCGCCCAGCGAGGCCGCGCCGATCGCGCCGGCGGCCGCCAGCGAGGTGCCCGCCGTGAAGACCGCCGTCGCGATCAGGATCACCCCGATCACGATCTTGCCGATCATCATGCCGCTGCCCTTGGCGCCGGCGACGACCGGCACGATATGCAGGTCGGCATCGCCCAGTCGCAGCGAGATATCCTCGGGCCCGAGCGCCATGGCGGGCCGCGGCAAGAGCGGCGGCTGCACCCGCGGCTGGCGGATGACGCGGAACGCGCCGTCGATCATCGCCTTGCGGAAGCCCTTGAGCTGCGCCGCCAGGGCCCGCGCCGCCTCGCGCGGCGTGGCGACATCGAGCCTGAATTCAGGCCCGAACTGCGCCGCGAGCGAGCCATGCAGATGGACGGTGCGCATCATGAGCCGGAGCTTTCATGCCGCAGGCAATGGGTGATGAAGGGCATCCAGCGCGCGACCGGCTCCTCGATCGACAGCCGGCTCGGATCGAAGCCCAGCCGCCCGGCCTTGTGATGCAGGATCAGCCCGCGCCCGAGATAGACCGCGCCATGGTTCGGCACCGTCGTCTTCAGTCCGGCCTTGGCCAGGAAGACGTCGCCGCGCTGCGCCGTCGCCTTGTCGACGACGGTGAAGCCCGCCGGCCCGAAATTCTCCAGATAGAGATTGCGCCCCTCGGCGCCTTCGGGCTTCGCCCACCAGTCCCAGTCGCGCGGGCCCACCGGCAGCGTGACCCCGCGCTCCTGGCGATACCAGTCGCGGATCAGGCTCATGCAGTCGGTGACGCCATGCCGGAATGGCCGGCCCTTGAGCTTCGGCATCGGCACCGCGTCGCCCCACCAGAAGGGCGGCACCGCGCTTTCCTTGCCCGCGACGACGATGCCCCAGGGCAGGTCGGTCGCGATCTGGGCGCGCATGTCCGAGGCCGAGGGCCAGGCGACGGGATACTGCCCGTCCAGCACCGGATGCGAATGAACGATGCCCTGCAACCCGCGCGAGACCGCATCGAGATAGGCCGCGTCGGTCACTGCGAAAGTCTCGGCGCTCTCGATGGCGATGTTCGCCTGCGGCTCATAGACGCCCGCGACGACGAAGCCCACGGCCTCATTCGGCCAGGCCGCGACCGCATGCGCCCGCGCCGCCGCGCTCACCGCCTCGGTGTTGCAATCCTCGAATGACATGGGACTCCAAAACATCACGCCCCCTCCCCTTGCGGGAGGGGGTAGGGGGAGGGGTACTTCTCAGCGCACGCGGGCCACGCCAGGGAATCCCGAGAACGGCAACGGCTCGCTGCCGAACCGCAACGCGCAGTCCGCCAGCTTCTTTCCGCAGGAATCACTCTCGATCGACACCGGATTCCCGGCCTTGTCGAAATAGAGCGTGCCGGCATAGGGACAGGTCGCGCCGGTGTAATCCCAATCGCCGTCTACGAAACGCCGGTAGCGGAAGCGGCACCGGTTCCGCAGGATCTGGCGCGCCGGCAGGATCTTGCCTTCCTGGTCCAGCTTGGCCGACAGCTCGAACTCGACGAAGAACTTGTTGAGGCTCGACTTGCGCTCGACCGTGAAGATGTCGGGCCCGAAGAAGGCATCGGGCGACGGCGAATCGCCATTGTCGAGGAACTGCCGGAAGGTCCGGATGCGCGTCAGCGTCGCGCCGCGCAGGTCGCCGGCCTGCTGCACCAGCGCCGACATGGCGCGGGTCACGTTCTGCACCGTGATCTTCGGCGTCGGCAGCGCCCCGCGCCCGTTCCACTCGAACCCCTCGGCCATGATGTCCATGGGCGTGTAATCGAGCCCGTTGAACAGGATCGGCTGGCCGCGGTCCGAGGTCGGCGAGAAGCGATAGATCTCCGGCGCCCCCTGCGCCACCGCGTCGAGCGTGAAGAGATGCACGCGATCGCCAACCGACGGCGACTGCACCGCCTGCTCAAGGGTCTCGGTCATCATTCACCATCATCACGCCCCCTCCCCTTGCGGGAGGGGGTAGGGGGAGGGGTTATCTCAGAGATCGAAGACTTCTTTGAACGACGCCTGCACGCCCTCATGCCGCCCGCTGTCCTGGCGGCCGGAGCGGGCCCACTTCATGACGATGAAGACGCGGGCCGAACCTTCGCCGGACGGCGTCCAGTCGAAGGCGTCGTCAGTGCCGGTGCGCGCCTCGAAGAAGGCCTCGATCTCGTCGGCCTGGTCCGACGTCAGGGCCGACCAGGACACGTCGCGCATCTGCGGCATGGTGTTGAGCCCGTCGCCGCTGCGCTGGGTATAGCCGTCGCCGAACTCGTTGACGATCCGCCGCGGCTCGACGCTCTTGGCCGAGGGCCGATCCTCGGCTTTCGGCGGGGAAAAGGTGGGACGCGCCATGGTTCTTCCTTACGCCGGCGAGATGGGTTGGCGGGCGGCATCGAGCCGGCGGAAATACACTACATCCCCGTGTTGAGCATTCCACCCGGCCGCATCGCCGTGCGGATCTCCTGCGCCGCGACCACCTGCATCTGCCGCTTCAGCTCGGCGCCCAGCTTCTCGGCCAGGTCGGTGTTCTGCGCCGGCGTTCCGCCGCCGCCATTGACGTTGATCTCCTGGTTGATGACGACGGTCTGGCTGCTGCCCCCGCCGCCCGCGCCCCGCAGCATGACCGGGATCGAGCGCCCGTCTGGCAGCGGCACATAGGCCTCGGGCGTCGAGCCCTCGCCATGCAGGGCAAGCTGGGCCGTCCGGGCGACACCGCCGCTGCTGTAGCGCCGCAGCGGCACCGGCCCCCGCCCCGTCATCACGCCGCCATCGGCCAGCGCCGTCAGCGCCAGGCTCGACAGGCTCGAGAAGATCGCGTTGAAGATCGGCTGGGTCGCCGCCCGCAGCGCGATGCGCTCCAGGTCCTGCAGCAGCCCCTGCAGCACGTCGCTCAGGCTGCTGCCGCTGACCACCGCATCCTCGAACGCCGAGGAGAAGGTCTGCCCGAGCTGGTTGGCCAGCTCGTTGTTGTCGCCCAGCGCCTTCTGCTGCTCATAGAGCGTGTCGGACAGCGTGCGCGCCTTCTCGACCTCGTCGTCGGTCAGCGGCAGCCCGGTCGCCCGGTAGCGGTTGACCAGGTCGAGGAACAGAGCCTCTTTTTGGTAGGCCTCGTTGCTCTCGCCCTTGGCCGCGATCAGCAGCTTGTTGTCCGCGATCTCCTGCTCGATCGAGGTCGTGACCTGCTGGCGCTGCGCGATCAGCCGCTGGCCCCGCTCGTTCGCCTGGCGCTGTGCCTCTTCCTCGGCCACGGCGGCCGCCGTCGAGGCCTGGATTGTCGCCGTCTGCCGCTCGCGCGCCGACGTCAGCGTGAAGAGCGTGTCGGCCAGCGCCGCGATCTTCTGCCCGGCGGCCGTGTCGATATCGACGCCGGCCTGGGTCACCGCGTTATAGATCGCCTGTTCGCGCGACGACCGCCCGAGATTGGCGATCTGCAGCTCGAGCGCGGCGGCGGTCTTCTGGACCTTGTCGACGCCGGTCGAGGTTGGCAGCGGGTTGCTGCCGCCGCCCGCGGCGTCCAGGGTCGCGATCGTGCGGCCGCCATGGCCCGGCTTCTCGAAACTCGACGCGGGGCGGGCGATATCCCGCAGATTCTGTAGCTTTGCCGTCGTCGCGTCGATCTGTTGTTGCAGATCGGCAAAAGCGCCTTCCGAAACCGTGCCTTCCGGCAGGGTCAGCGCGTCGCGCATTTTCTGCTGCAGATCGGCGAGCTTCTTTTCGGTCTCCGAAATCTGTTGATCGATCGGCCCAGCGTCGAGGAGATCCTTGAGCGTCAGCACGGTGTTGGTCGCGGGATTCAGCCGCAGGATGATCTGCATCCAGGCCGGGATCGGCCGGTCGTGCAGCAGGTCATCGAGCCCGCCCAGCACCGAGGTGATCGCCGGCGCCAGGTCGATCGAGAGCGTCTGCGCCAGCTTCTTATATTGGAATTCGAGCGCGGCGATCTTGTCGGCCGCCTTGTCGGCGGCGTCGATCTGGTCCTTCGTCAGCACGTCGCCGGCGGCCTCGGCCGCCTTGCGGAAATCGTCGATCGCGGCCGAGCCGCTGGCGAAGATGGTGTCGAGCTTCTGGCCGGCCTTGCCGAACAGGTCGACCTCGGCCGCCG
The nucleotide sequence above comes from Hypericibacter terrae. Encoded proteins:
- a CDS encoding NlpC/P60 family protein, with translation MSFEDCNTEAVSAAARAHAVAAWPNEAVGFVVAGVYEPQANIAIESAETFAVTDAAYLDAVSRGLQGIVHSHPVLDGQYPVAWPSASDMRAQIATDLPWGIVVAGKESAVPPFWWGDAVPMPKLKGRPFRHGVTDCMSLIRDWYRQERGVTLPVGPRDWDWWAKPEGAEGRNLYLENFGPAGFTVVDKATAQRGDVFLAKAGLKTTVPNHGAVYLGRGLILHHKAGRLGFDPSRLSIEEPVARWMPFITHCLRHESSGS
- a CDS encoding phage minor tail protein L; translation: MTETLEQAVQSPSVGDRVHLFTLDAVAQGAPEIYRFSPTSDRGQPILFNGLDYTPMDIMAEGFEWNGRGALPTPKITVQNVTRAMSALVQQAGDLRGATLTRIRTFRQFLDNGDSPSPDAFFGPDIFTVERKSSLNKFFVEFELSAKLDQEGKILPARQILRNRCRFRYRRFVDGDWDYTGATCPYAGTLYFDKAGNPVSIESDSCGKKLADCALRFGSEPLPFSGFPGVARVR
- a CDS encoding tail assembly protein, whose product is MMRTVHLHGSLAAQFGPEFRLDVATPREAARALAAQLKGFRKAMIDGAFRVIRQPRVQPPLLPRPAMALGPEDISLRLGDADLHIVPVVAGAKGSGMMIGKIVIGVILIATAVFTAGTSLAAAGAIGAASLGGSVAGGVAVGSAGLAATAFTVGGLAISYGQIALFGVAMVLSGVSSLLSQQPHAGNYGNRERPDQRPSFLTNGVVNTSEEGSPVPIAVGIFLIGSKVVSAGITPEQIG
- a CDS encoding phage tail tape measure protein — translated: MASQQEVADLLVRIEASTSALRLELNKADTAVGQTQRTIQQKLSGIDSAFNKLGSGLKGALLAAIPAVTLAGLANLVRSSLEAAGGLGELAQQLGISTDLLQTLQYAGTQAGVSVEEINTGVARLTKTIGDASEGNKTAIDRFNALGVSILDSAGNLRSTDAILRDVADALARIQDPAKRAAAEVDLFGKAGQKLDTIFASGSAAIDDFRKAAEAAGDVLTKDQIDAADKAADKIAALEFQYKKLAQTLSIDLAPAITSVLGGLDDLLHDRPIPAWMQIILRLNPATNTVLTLKDLLDAGPIDQQISETEKKLADLQQKMRDALTLPEGTVSEGAFADLQQQIDATTAKLQNLRDIARPASSFEKPGHGGRTIATLDAAGGGSNPLPTSTGVDKVQKTAAALELQIANLGRSSREQAIYNAVTQAGVDIDTAAGQKIAALADTLFTLTSARERQTATIQASTAAAVAEEEAQRQANERGQRLIAQRQQVTTSIEQEIADNKLLIAAKGESNEAYQKEALFLDLVNRYRATGLPLTDDEVEKARTLSDTLYEQQKALGDNNELANQLGQTFSSAFEDAVVSGSSLSDVLQGLLQDLERIALRAATQPIFNAIFSSLSSLALTALADGGVMTGRGPVPLRRYSSGGVARTAQLALHGEGSTPEAYVPLPDGRSIPVMLRGAGGGGSSQTVVINQEINVNGGGGTPAQNTDLAEKLGAELKRQMQVVAAQEIRTAMRPGGMLNTGM
- a CDS encoding phage tail protein — its product is MARPTFSPPKAEDRPSAKSVEPRRIVNEFGDGYTQRSGDGLNTMPQMRDVSWSALTSDQADEIEAFFEARTGTDDAFDWTPSGEGSARVFIVMKWARSGRQDSGRHEGVQASFKEVFDL